In one Novosphingobium humi genomic region, the following are encoded:
- a CDS encoding cold-shock protein, with the protein MTIGTVKFFNIDKGYGFIAPEEGGNDSFVHISAVQQAGMTTLNKDQRLSYEVETDRRGKQSAVNLVAA; encoded by the coding sequence ATGACCATCGGCACCGTCAAGTTCTTCAATATTGATAAAGGCTATGGCTTCATTGCGCCCGAAGAAGGCGGCAATGACAGCTTTGTCCATATCAGCGCCGTTCAGCAGGCCGGAATGACCACGCTGAACAAGGATCAGCGCCTCAGCTATGAGGTCGAAACCGATCGTCGCGGCAAGCAGTCCGCTGTCAATCTGGTTGCCGCCTGA